CGCGCTTCACATGCACAGCCTGAAGGGGGCGGCAGTTGAGGCGCTGCCGATCACCTCGCGGCCCATTGAGGGCAATGCACAGAAGGATGCGTGGGAGGCATGGTTGCGTCTCCCATACGAGCAGAAGTCGCTCGAGAAACAGAAAAAGGTAATGCCCAAATCGATATTCGCATTGCCTTTCCGCCACTGCCCGCCCGGCCACAAGCTATACAACGAGCGCTGCATACCACAGATCAACATTGATCCCACCGATCTGGTGGCCCAGGAGCTGCAGGGTGCACTCGGCGAAGGCGGTGAGGTTAGCAGTGGCAGCCCCACAGACTACGATTACAGCGACAGCGAGAGCGATGAGCAGCTCTACGAGATGTCCTTGGGGCCGTTCGCTCAGAAAGATCAGCTGTCCACGCAGCCCAGTGCCAGTGGTGCTGAGGACCAGGCGCTGCCCAGCGAGGATGCCCCACTCAAGTTCAATATATTTGAGAAGAAGTTTCCCACGGCGCCAGAGGCTGTGCTGCAGCCCGATGTTGTTAAtgcaacgacagcaacaacagcaacatcgaCTTCAATGACCACGCCCACACCCACGCCCACTATAGCAACAATGCGCGAAGACGCCCTCAAGGCGCAGCGGCAGCCGGATAATCGAATTGCTGAAGGCGCTGAAGATCTGCAGGCGGATGCCAGCAATGCTCTGCCCAGTACAACTATCCTTAGCatctccagcagcagcagcagcagcagcattggctCCTTTAGCGATATTGGGAATATCGATGCCATTGTTGTGCCAGCGGGCGGACCTCTGGGTGCAGAGCCAAGCGTTCAGCTGGTGACAAGTTCGATGAGAGATGTGCCCGAGCCAAATGTGGTTACAAAGCCGAATGCGGATGCGGGGGCGAAATTTCAGGCAGAAGCAGAGCCagtggcagaggcagaggcagagacaGAGGCAGAGGGAGAGACGGACCTGGAGCAACTGCTCAAGGTTGACGCCTTTCTGCCGGCCTATGGAAGCAGCGTGGATATGATGCCGCCGTTCAGTCATCGTCGCGTCTCGCCGCTGCTCAGCGCCGATCTGGATCTGAGCGATGATACGGCCACGGATATTGTTCCAGCAGCGGCTGACAGCGAAGCtgatacaacaacaacaacagcaacaacagcagcaactgcatcGTTGGCAacgcccacaacaacaacattgtctTCAGCCCAGCCGCGAGTGCCAGGAGAAGAACAAGAGCTAGATCGAGTCGTTGTGAAAAAATCGAAAGTGCAACCGGTTCAGTTAAGCTCCATAACTGAAACGACTGCAGCAACCACAACTGCAGCTACGccaacagctacagcaacaacaatgacatcaatagcaacatcagcagcagcagtgacaacaacaacagcagcaactgtcgctgctgctgctgaaacCGAAGTTGCTGCAATACATCAAGATGCCAATGGCAATACGAGAGATGATGACCGGTTTTATTATCAGCCTTTTGCCAGAGATGTTGCTGCCAGTgccagtagcagcagcagcagcagtattGCTGACGGCGATTTGGATGTGCTGAACGATATGGCATCCAGTGACAATTTAATGACAAATACAATTGGTGGCCAGGGCGACAGTGAGAAGGCGGcaagtgaaattaattttgaacaAGAATTGCGCATTATAAACGAGCTGGTTAAGGACAAGCGGCGATTATCGCAGctgcgacaacagcaacaagagcagcagtcaaccagcagcagcacaacaataccaacgacagcaacagcaacaacgacagcagcaacagcaacgatcATCGAAAGCAGCTCAGACGCGTCtagcacagcaacagcaacaacatcaacaacagcaacaacagcagcagcaacaacagcaacagcaacagaaaccaCAAATTTTTGGTCGAGCCTCATGCCAATGCTGGGCTTGAGCTCAACggaatcaacagcagcaacagaacaATCAGCAGAGACAATTACAACGACAGCAGTcatgccaacagcaacaacggcgaCAACAGGCAATGTTGCTGAAagctcaacagcaacagtaacagcagcagcaaaagcaacaacaacaaatgttgcTAACACAAAAAGCACACAACATTTAAGTATTAATACCAACCGTAGCAATAGAAATAGTAAAATAATTAGAGTAGATAGTTTTGGCGTCAGCCCACAGCCaatatcaacagcaacagcagcaacagcagcaacatctgcaatagcagcaacagctgcaacagaagcaacagctgcaacagcagcaacagcagcaacagctccaacagctgcaacagcagcaacagcagcaacagctgcaacagcagcaacagcagcaacagcagcaacagcagcaacagctgcaacagctgcaacagcagcaacagcagcaacagctgcaacagctgcaactgcagcaacagcagcaacagcagcaacaactgcaacagcagcaacatcccAATCGTCTGACGATGCAAATTATACACCATTTTGGTGGCTGCCCAATATTGGCTGGCGTGTGGATCGTCAGTTGGATGAGAAGGGCGAGGATCGATCGCTGTTGCTGCGTTTCTTCAGGACTTTTCGTGCCAGCGATAGCGacgtagcagcagcagcaacattgccGTCGCGTCGTTAATTTCTCAAGCAATTAGAGAAATGCACTCTGTGCACTCCCCCGTGGCCTGTGCGCTGCTCTTAGCTGCTCTCGCTCCAGCCGAGACACGCTGGAGTCCACTGGTCGGCTGGGATTGCTGTCATGTCGTATGGCGATGCCAGTGGCAACAACGTTTCAATTGTTTGTTGAAGTTCTGTTTGTTCTGTTGCAATGGCGTCCAACTGTTTCCACCCCACACACAACTACTTAGCTTTCAGTTTTgtctttaatttatatatatattcattttaattattttcaaaattaaatatatattcgattTCTTTTCCTTTGGTATTTGTTTAACTATTTGTACATATTACGTAACGTCAACAATTTCGTTTAtgatttaataattttttttttgttttcatgaattctaatatatatgtattttttttttgttatttactttgctgcttcttttaagttgttgatttaattttaatacacattaatataattttatacaatagTTTTATTATTGTGCATATGTGGGGCCACGACATGCGaattgccgctgttgctgttgcatagCTTAGCAATATTTAATTGTGATTATTTAAAGTTAAAACTAGTTTTTAGCgggcgcgcacacacacacacacacactaaatttacaactattattattgatattattatatctatatatttgtaaCATAAATTCCTTTCGCAACTTATACAATTTCTATATACCTCTATACGCCCACCCCTACCCGTACCTATGTaatattacaattattataatttcttctacatttattttttttttatgtgcagCCCCGTTGCAATTGTCTCTGTGTATATACGCTGCTTTATTTTAAACATTGTtaattgctgctgcatttgaacTTGAATTTGAATAATGTAATTAAGCTTAAATGAGAAAAATCGCGTTTGCTTTTTAAATGCTGCTAAATgaaacattttcaaagatatacgagtatatttataaataataataataataataatatgtttttttttttagcacttAAGCGTAATATTTATGTTAtcgaaaaagaaaatcaagtAACAACAGAACCATATTGTCAAGTAAATGTAATGCATGTACATAGTTATAGCtctgttcttttttttgttggtgtcTAAAACATACGAAgagataaacataaatatcgaaaatatcAAATCCAAAAATAGAATGTACGAttgtataaaactgtttttcaACAGGTAAATTCCAAAATGTGTGGATGAGACTTGTTGGCTAACATCCGATCGATTGCAGGCTTAAAAGACCTTGATGAAAAATCAACTTGACTAGAAAATGGGGATCAAAGGCTGTATGTGCGAAGTTTCGCCAATGAGCGAGAAATTCGTGGAAATGCTATGTgtgaatttgaagaaaatatCTTAAGCAGGTCGAAGCCGGGTAGTACTCACTAgtataaacttttttgaatgCTACCAAATAACTGAGAGGCCTGATATTGTTGGAAAGATCTCGATTTGAGGCCAAAGATcaaagatagagagagagagaaaggagagagaaagagatagagcGAGAGCAACAAGTTCGAGTGCAAATATGAAAGGCTAATTAcgatacaaaaaaaagctcCTACACCTGTAGCCGGCGACTGCCGCCTTCGGCTTTCAGTATTGAGCCTTGAGCCTTAATCCTTAAGTATGCAGGCTTTTGTCTACAATTTTCATTCGCGCAGTTTTGGAGCATGATAAACTTTGCTTTGTGCGGTTGGCTTAACGAAGGGTATTGCGGTGATTATACGGGATTAAGTTGGACGCCTGGCTGGACGGAAATATAACTGCAGCAAAGTGTGGCGCTTCAGTAAACATATTATTACATAGCCCCGGATGCGGACTTGAGGCGTATATTGGTGCGCTTAGTTTTTGTGATGCATCGAAAAGTGGAGCTCAATAATGCAATCAAAGTGGATGTAGAATATTGCGGCAGTGTCTCAGCGCAGGGGTTGGCCAAAGGCAAACACTGCGAATACGAATGCCGATGCGGATGCGAATGTCAACGACAGCTGCCAGCGACGAGGAGCATTAGAATTACCAGCTGGTAGAAACAAAATCAGGGACCGGAAACTGGcgcaaacaacacacacacacacgcccataATATGCTAAAATATCTGTCACACTTGCCTGCAGCCGGCGTAGGTGTCgtagatgttgttgttgcttttgtgcgTTGCTGTGTTTGATTCGTGTAGCAAATGCCATTAGgaaaatttaacttttttcCCCGAAAATCCTTGGGCAAACATATGCAGACGGCATGTTAACATGGCGAATAAAATGCAACTGAATTGAGAGAGAACGAGAGCGAGAGCTAAAGAAATTGGCAGAGGAATGTTGAAATGCGTGTTTACCCAACGATCTGCATTAGGCGCTGATTGCAGCAGCTGAGTTTGTATAAACCCATGCgaattcatttgaatttccaaatatgaatgtatatgaatacacccatgtgcatatatatgaataaaatCATACACGGCTGGTTTGTGGGCCATTGCGTTCAGCCGCTGTTTGTCaagttttgttgctgtttggctAGCTGCATGATTTCGTGGCTACAGCGCCACCTTGGGGCAGGCAGCCGCGCAAGCAAGGCTGTATTTATGCTGCATACCTTTGGGCGCGCGccaaaattattattacatttatgcaaaataagaATTTCAGCTCGAGCTAAAGacatacaatttaataaatagggagagagagtgaaagagagaaagcgagaaggaaagagagagagagcgacggatagagagtgagagagagagtaaaagAGTATTTGcacttttcatttcaatttatgctatatttgtcaagtaaatcgaacaaaatataaataaaatatttcaattacagaagaaaatttgtatttgtttcgGGAGCCTCTGAATTATTGTCGAGTGGTGTATGTTGTTTGGTGATTGGGTGAGTGGATGAGTGGGTGGTGTGGCTGGTTgggctgttttatttataagccaAATGGCAACttttgcaactgctgctgctgctgttgctgttgccagaAGGAAATTGCTGTTTATTTAACTATTAAGCTCAACTGCACACTGAAAACAGGACGATAAAACGACGCACTTAAACGTTGGCATATTcgcagtgtgtgtgtatatgtgtgcgtgtgtgcataaaatataaatgaaacgCCGCCTAATGCTATGCAATACAAAGTCTCAATGTGCTGTGCAGTATTTTAGTTTTCAATGGCTGAGCTTTTATGCAAAGTAAacaatacgcacacacacacacacacacatttacatacGTACGTAATTCAGACAAgtgcctgtgcgtgtgtgtgcatgtgtgtttgtatttgtatttgccagTTGAAGCATTAGCTATTGTCTGCCAGTCAAACCTGCCCATATTGGCATACGCGTGGGTGACTGGTTGATGTTGGTGGGGGGTGGGGTGTGGAGTGTGGGATGTTGGTGGAGCGGCGCTGCACAGGACTTAACTGAACTGAAACGAAGCTTCACAATCTGCTCAATGAATCTCAATAAGTTTGTCATGGCTGctgcctttgtgtgtgtgtgtgtgtgtgagagagtgtgAGTGCTTGAACAtgtttgcatttgtgtgcgtgtgctaaATCAAGCGGTAATTGGGACTACTTGCCACCGCTACccctgcgcctgctgctgctgctgctgctgttgctgctgctgctgccgttgtttaTATAATTGAAACTAACACAAATAAAGTGCGAAAGCTTTCTGATTATGGGGCTTTGCGCCTGCCACAAAATGAGCGTGGCTAAAAGCCCAGCCAAATGCTGTCTCGTtaccgttgccgctgccactgccattTACATTGAAGATGCTGCTGAGGCTGTTGCTTGCGTACTTTGCTCTGAATCGCATTCCACAGTATCGTCTATGGTGTGCACAGTGGTTAAGAGTGACGTTAATCAATATGAATAAATAGATAGAGTTAAGGCAAGTGACAAATTTACGTAGAGAAAGAAAAACGTACAGAAGTGCCTACGTTAAGCACAGCATTAAAAACGagctatacatatatgttcacatttttgtatatttatttcctAGTACCGCCCATTGTGCGCGGCACATAAGACGCAAGGTGCCTCAGCgaaaatgtatatgtgtgttcTTGATTagtgcttatgtgtgtgtgtgtgtgtgcatgtgtttgtgcGCTGTTGTTTAAGCTGTTGTTAACTTAAGTACGACAATGATAAGGATAACGTTAGGCGATTGCGATTTTGTTGGCATTAAAGCTGCCAAACGAGCTCGGGATGCtgctcacacgcacacacatatacatgcgcacatacatatatacgcatGTTTACACCTTATTTATTTGGCACTTTCATTGCTGCctcatacacacatgcacacacacacacacgcgcacacttCACACTAGAGGCTGCACCCCAATTTGGCCACTTACTCAAACAATTGTGTTAAGTAATTGGAATGGTTGGGATTTTCTGTCTCAACAGAACTTTAATGTTGTTTATCGCGGCGCCTATCACTCCATTGAAATTTCGATTCAGCGTAAAATGCGTTTTTGGCACGGCTTTCAATTTAATCGGCCCGGAATACGTTAACACCAAAGTGGAGCGTACAGCGTCGTACAAttacagtgaaaactctctTGGACGCGCAGCGAGTTTACGCCTAATGTGAATGTCCTGTAGGCGAATTTTTACTGTATATAATCTGTGGTTGTTTTAGTAAGTATAATGCTAGATTTGTTCGATATAATTGCATCTATAAGCGGCTATCTTTTGAGCCTATCTGAAGCGGATTTGGCCAGCACTCGGTTCGTTAGTTTGCCATATGTCAAAGGGtctgttgtcgttgctgttgctgttgctgctgttgttgttgttgttgtaattgctgctcaatgaaaatgtttgaatgcTCATTTCACGCTATTCATTCGGATGTATTtacgcacccacacacacacacacacacacgtcatGCAACTCAATTAAtgacaacaaatgcaaattacatttaaatgtggcgcataattttgcatttggctGCCTTTTCCTGTGGTTATGTGGTTGGCATTTTAGTTATTTACGAGCCGTCGCTTCCTAACCTCCCTCCCCGCACTGCAGCACCAACAGTAGCAACTCCCTCATTAGTTAACCCAGCCAAAATGTGCATTGGCCAAAATGTGGCATTATTTTAGCTGCAGCTGTCTATCAATTTAAGTGCCAACTGCAAGTCCGATCAATAGACGAACAAATGCAAAGTGTGtcaagtgtgtgtgagagagagttcaagggtatttaaagtCTAAACATTGTAACTGAAATTAAACTcccgatatcctgttttttgggcaattttggtaaataaaaagagctagagtcacgaaacatgatatctTGCTtgtagaatattatatatttgtcaagtatctttcattttatacctatcgccacctctccgctaccaccacagagctataaatcaagttaataacccaacttttattgccaaccaatttaagacaaaatttaaatgcaattgactttttta
This window of the Drosophila virilis strain 15010-1051.87 chromosome X, Dvir_AGI_RSII-ME, whole genome shotgun sequence genome carries:
- the fog gene encoding protein folded gastrulation; the protein is MASSSRGIQQSSGCGWLLLVHGLLALTALHMHSLKGAAVEALPITSRPIEGNAQKDAWEAWLRLPYEQKSLEKQKKVMPKSIFALPFRHCPPGHKLYNERCIPQINIDPTDLVAQELQGALGEGGEVSSGSPTDYDYSDSESDEQLYEMSLGPFAQKDQLSTQPSASGAEDQALPSEDAPLKFNIFEKKFPTAPEAVLQPDVVNATTATTATSTSMTTPTPTPTIATMREDALKAQRQPDNRIAEGAEDLQADASNALPSTTILSISSSSSSSSIGSFSDIGNIDAIVVPAGGPLGAEPSVQLVTSSMRDVPEPNVVTKPNADAGAKFQAEAEPVAEAEAETEAEGETDLEQLLKVDAFLPAYGSSVDMMPPFSHRRVSPLLSADLDLSDDTATDIVPAAADSEADTTTTTATTAATASLATPTTTTLSSAQPRVPGEEQELDRVVVKKSKVQPVQLSSITETTAATTTAATPTATATTMTSIATSAAAVTTTTAATVAAAAETEVAAIHQDANGNTRDDDRFYYQPFARDVAASASSSSSSSIADGDLDVLNDMASSDNLMTNTIGGQGDSEKAASEINFEQELRIINELVKDKRRLSQLRQQQQEQQSTSSSTTIPTTATATTTAATATIIESSSDASSTATATTSTTATTAAATTATATETTNFWSSLMPMLGLSSTESTAATEQSAETITTTAVMPTATTATTGNVAESSTATVTAAAKATTTNVANTKSTQHLSINTNRSNRNSKIIRVDSFGVSPQPISTATAATAATSAIAATAATEATAATAATAATAPTAATAATAATAATAATAATAATAATAATAATAATAATAATAATAATAATAATTATAATSQSSDDANYTPFWWLPNIGWRVDRQLDEKGEDRSLLLRFFRTFRASDSDVAAAATLPSRR